The proteins below come from a single Mus musculus strain C57BL/6J chromosome 5, GRCm38.p6 C57BL/6J genomic window:
- the Cxcl3 gene encoding C-X-C motif chemokine 3 precursor, whose amino-acid sequence MAPPTCRLLSAALVLLLLLATNHQATGAVVASELRCQCLNTLPRVDFETIQSLTVTPPGPHCTQTEVIATLKDGQEVCLNPQGPRLQIIIKKILKSGKSS is encoded by the exons ATGGCCCCTCCCACCTGCCGGCTCCTCAGTGCTGCACtggtcctgctgctgctgctggccacCAACCACCAGGCTACAG GGGCTGTTGTGGCCAGTGAGCTGCGCTGTCAGTGCCTGAACACCCTACCAAGGGTTGATTTTGAGACCATCCAGAGCTTGACGGTGACGCCCCCAGGACCCCACTGCACCCAGACAGAAGTCAT AGCCACTCTCAAGGATGGTCAAGAAGTTTGCCTCAACCCCCAAGGCCCCAGGCTTCAGATAATCATCAAGAAGATACTGAAGAG CGGCAAGTCCAGCTGA
- the Cxcl15 gene encoding C-X-C motif chemokine 15 precursor (chemokine (C-X-C motif) ligand 15 (MGD|MGI:1339941 GB|BC061138, evidence: BLASTN, 100%, match=954); putative), with product MAAQGWSMLLLAVLNLGIFVRPCDTQELRCLCIQEHSEFIPLKLIKNIMVIFETIYCNRKEVIAVPKNGSMICLDPDAPWVKATVGPITNRFLPEDLKQKEFPPAMKLLYSVEHEKPLYLSFGRPENKRIFPFPIRETSRHFADLAHNSDRNFLRDSSEVSLTGSDA from the exons ATGGCTGCTCAAGGCTGGTCCATGCTCCTGCTGGCTGTCCTTAACCTAGGCATCTTCG TCCGTCCCTGTGACACTCAAGAGCTACGATGTCTGTGTATTCAGGAACACTCTGAATTCATTCCTCTCAAACTCATTAAAAATATAATGGTGATATTCGAGACCATTTACTGCAACAGAAAGGAAGTGAT AGCAGTCCCAAAAAATGGGAGTATGATTTGTTTGGATCCTGATGCTCCATGGGTGAAGGCTACTGTTGGCCCAATTACTAACAG GTTCCTACCTGAGGACCTCAAACAAAAGGAATTTCCACCGGCAATGAAGCTTCTGTATAGTGTTGAGCATGAAAAGCCTCTATATCTTTCATTTGGGAGACCTGAGAACAAGAGAATATTTCCCTTTCCAATTCGGGAGACCTCTAGACACTTTGCTGATTTAGCTCACAACAGTGATAGGAATTTTCTACGGGACTCCAGtgaagtcagcttgacaggcagtGATGCCTAA